The Nicotiana sylvestris chromosome 6, ASM39365v2, whole genome shotgun sequence genomic sequence ctattctgtttcgaacagtaggatagtgtgatttttttgtatattctactagttgcccacagtttgtgacaccaggtcttggcacacactttAGTAGACTATATTGTTTTGGGATTGTATGATTATTTTTGGCTTTACTGATCATTTCTAATTTTACTTCAACTTAAGGAATCGTTGCAACAATTTTTGGGTAAAAGTAAATGAGagattatttagtattttttgcGTTGGCTTGCCCGGCAATGATGTTGGGCgtcatcatgacctattatggaaatgggtcgtaacaacatggtatcagagcactaggttcacgtaggtctcacaagtcatggacaaacctaatagagtcttgtggatcggtacagagacgtctgtatttatcttcgagaggctataggttGTTAGGAAAACtattctttattcatttcctatcgtgcagtggttggtatactaaatttcctcttctattctctcaaagatggtgaggacatgcatgGCTGATGTTCCAGACctgggaggagctgctccccctaTTGCTAGACGCCGAGGCAAAGGCTAGGGGAGGGCACcgacccgaggtaggggacgagggcatcccagagTTATCCTAGtagtaccaccagcagatcccgCGAGAGATCCTATCATTGAGGAGCAGGAATGAGGTGCCCGTAGCTGAGCCTATCCCGGTGGACTTTTTGACAGCACCaggattccaggaggtcatgggccgtatgctgggttcatggattctatgactcaggctggtttatttccagcagatccagctacatcacaggcaggaggggcacaaacccctactgctcaggctttTGGATATGcagctgcagtgtatcagactctGGGTGCACTACCTGCAGATGGCCCCTAGCCAATTGCTACAGTGGCACCCCAACCCAGACCAGCTGCGGACGGTGACCCAtagaagttattggatagatggactagacttcaccctcctatcttcgggggtgagcatcatgaggatgcccaggatttcattgataggtgtagGGACAGActacacaacatgaggatattggagtcgcatggagttgacttcactacttttcagttagagggcagggcccgtagatggtgacAGTCCTATGTTCTCGGCAGGCCAACAGGTTTTCCTCCCCTCACCTGCGGTCAGTTCACCTAattattcttggataggtatattccaccctctgagagggaagagatATGGTATCAGTTTAAGCATAtggagcagggtcagatgtctatgaccgattatgaggcgaggttctctgaattgtctcgccatgcactcatgatacttcccacaaATGTAGAGAGAGTGTGGAGActtgttatggggttacacccCGGTATTCGAGCTAGCATGGCCCGATAGGTGGAGTTGGGTATTAAGTATCAGGTAGTGGTGGAGATTGCTCGCAGGAttgaggggtagagagcagattcagcaggacaagagggcccGATTTTTGGGACAGTTTAGAGGTgtcccagctaggggtagaggtcacttcGGGAGGGGCCAACCCAGTAGACCCCTATATTCAACACCACCACCCACTCCCCGAGGTGCTCCAGTGAGGCCTTATTTTAGTGCGACGCCGGAGAGTTCTTAtcgcccaccagctattcagggttcctccggcGGGTATTCTAGTCATCAAGATTCTTTCAGTGCTCACTTCAATGTCTTGCCATAGAGTTCATATCGCCCACCAGCCATCTAGGGCtcttctagtgggtattcaggtcAGCAGCTCAGACTTCAGGTCAGTAGACTATGGTACCGAGAGTATTCTATGAGTGTGGAGATccgggtcacatgaagaggacctgccccagacttcggggcaaggcagtgcaACAGGGTCAGCAGTCTATGATTTCAGCACCGACTGCCCCCccacctagaggtggagggcagACGAGTAGGGGCCgtcttagaggtggaggccaggaagggagaggtcagccagctactgttcagtcaggtggaggccagccaaccgGCGCTCCAGCTAGATTCTACGCCCTTCCGGccaggccagatgcattggcctcagatgtcatcatcacaggtattatctccGTCAGTGGTAGGGATGCTTcgatattatttgatccagggtctacttattcatatgtatcatctctgtttgctcattttctGGTTATTTCTCCTGAGCCATTGGGCAgtcctgttcatgtgtctactcTTGTGGGTGATTTtatggttgtggatcggatctaccggtcctgtgtggtcacattttgtggtttcgagactagagtGGATCTCCTATTGCTTGacatgatcgactttgaggtcatcctgtgcatggattggttatctccatatcacgccgTCTTAggttgccatgccaagactgtttcaTTAGCGATGCCAGGGTTGCCGAGgttagagtggaagggttccacagctgatacatctagtcgggttatttctttcccgaaggctcggcatatggtcgagaaggggggtttggcttatctagcttatgtttggGACACTACCACAGATtctccgacgattgattcagttccagtggtTCGAGAGtttgccgatgtgtttccttctaatcTCCCTGGTATGCCACCAGATCGCGATATTGATttatgtattgatttggctccaggcacccaaCCTATATGTATTCCACCGTACCGCATGGCTActaaggagttgaaggagcagcttgaggagttgttagcaaaggggtttattagacccagtgtatcaccttggggtgcaccagtgttatttgtgaagaagaaatatGGGACTATGCGGGTGTGCATTGATTActaccagttgaacaaagtcaccatcaagaacaagtatctgtttcctcgtatcgatgatttgttcgaccaattgcagggtgctagggtgttctctaagatagacttgaggtcaggtgtcatgaccctaaccccgaacccgatcgtgatggcgcctctcgtgaagacaaggccagccaattaaacccaattcactttttaaaataattaatcaGCATAAaagtagtctaaacatgatttaatcaTACTAAGTAGCGGAAAATAGTATGGAAATACAACCTaacacaaccctaaccggggtgtcacaagtcacgagcatctaacagtactgaatcctcaaatgtaactacagagttttaAACACTGAACTAAGAACATGAGGGAAATAGATAGAGAGGAGCTCCAGGCTGCGAAACGCCaatagctacctaaagactcctcgaagatccACCTAAAGCTGGAATGAattagcactcgggagcgggaccagctatgcttgaatctgcacacagggtgcagggagtaaagtgagtactccaactcaatgagtaacaaatgtaaataatgactgaaagtaagaaaacacgtaaggcacacaacattctataatgaagcagtaaaaatcattcaaaagcagtaaaccagtgaaaaatcAAGTAAAGCTTCttttaacaagtaaacaagtaattgacaggtaattaaggtaaagtaaacaaataaaagttcgcccctcgggcacagtatcagcaaatccgcccctcgagcaacatctcagaacaataccagcccctcgagctcaatctcacatcttaaagggtacccacgctcactaggggtgtgcagactcctggaggggccccttacggcccaaacgcaataacaagccacctcgtggcatcatcactaggccctcggcctcatatcaatcaaaccACCTTGTGGTGCACAtatctcaggacctcggcctcataatcaatatcaaatgtttcctcacaacataggccaccGGCCTTACtaagtcaaaatcctcacaagcccctcgggcaatagtaaaacagtatttctcagctcaatcatcatataaaatatcatttaagtattaaaactgagtaaacatggctgagtatgaaaacaatgaaaaaatagcatgactgagttcaaatataaagttaaacagtgaggaaatatcaataaaaagccccAAAGgattcaaacagttggcacgaagcccaaatatggcattcagcctaaataataatgataacaaacagttttcaatctaatacgcggtaaaatcatcaatcgggatagaccaagtcacaatccccaatagtgcatgaccccacgctcgtcatcaagtgtgtgcctcacatcaatatagcactacgatatgcaatctggggtttcaaaccctcagaacatcatttacaatcattactcacctcaaaccggctaaatctctagcttgcgacacctttgcccctcgaatcagcctccacgtgcgtcgaatctatccaaaatcagaacgagaacgtcaaaatatgctaagggatcgaagcccaagcgaaacaatcaataaagggcacaaatcccgaaattaccaaaacccgaccccgggcccacgtctcgaaatttagaaatttttacaccaatagattacttatcttcccacgagttcatacataccaagaacatcaaaatccatccacaaatgacccttcaaatcccaaatgtttggcctccaatttcaagccctagttcttcaaatttaggcttagattccatgattttctaggtgaaattcacataataatcgagtttttagtcaaagaatcttacctccaagtgattcctctcgaacccctcttcaatctccttcaaaaatctccaaaaacgaccagatatggaggaaatgagccccaaaatcgcggacaagacgagttaaaaacattctgcccaggccttaatttccttcttcgcgtacGCAGTCAAAGCctcgttcgcgaagcacaaaaataacgTTGACCATTATCCtcttatgcgaacgcgatgcttttcCCAGATGAACCTTTGCGAACGCAATCcttccatcgcgaacgcgatgggttaaTTTCCATTGAAGCTTGACATttcaattccttctatgcgaacgcgactacACGCCCGCAAACACGATGCACAACCTcacagcccttcgcgaacgcgtcaccTGCCTCACGAACGCAAAGGCTAAACTTCCACCTCCCTCAGTagactcttcgcgaacacgagggtcctctcgcgaacgcgaagaccaaaatgtCTACAACTGCTGGAACTCCAAATCTGTAATTTTTCAAACTTTAAAATGATCcggttgaccacccgaaactcacccgaggcccccgggacctcaaccaaaggcacaaacatatcctaaaaccttattcaaacttgttccaatcaccaaaacacctcaaacaacatcaaattacccaaaacacatcgaattcaagccaaactttctaaaatcttccgaattatgcttttgatcaaaaacaaaagcaaaccacgtccgaatgacttgaaattttgcacacacatcccaaatgacacaacagagctacaactcccggaattccattccaacccctttATCAAAATTTCGCCTATCAACCTGAAATcgctaaaatatcaacttcgccaattcaagcctaaatctactatgaacctccaaaattcattacgatcatgctcctaagtcacaaatcagctcctgaagctaaccaaaccaccggaactcacatccgagccctctaacacataagtcaacatccggttgacttttccaacttaagctccctcaaaagagactaagtgtctcaaaccttaccaaattccttcCGGATTTGATCCGgtcaacccgatatcacataacacggataaacaaagcataaagaagcaaaaatagggaaaacggagcggtaactcatgagacgactggccgggtcgtcacatcctccccaacttaaacaaatggtcgtccacgaacgaatcaagaaacatacctaaagcctcaaacatgtgaggatatctgcttcgcatctcccgctcgatctcccaggtagcctcctccacgggccgacctctccgctgcactttcattgaagctatatcctttgacctcaactttcgaacctgacgacccaaaatagctactagctccacatcataggtcaaatcatcatccaactgaaacgtgctgaaatccagaacatgagacggatcccaaatatacttccggagcatagaaacatgaaataccggatgcacactcgacaatctaggtggcaaagcaagctcataatccacctccccaatcctccgaagcacttcaaaaggcccaatgaaccgcggactcaatttccctttctttccaaatctcataacacccttcatgggcgaaaccttcaacagaaccttctcactaaccatgtaggacacatcacgaaccttcctatcagcatgactcttttgcctcgattgcgctgtacgaagcctctcctgaatcaccttcaccttctctaaaacatcctgcaccaaatctgtccccaatagcctagcctcaccaggctcgaactaaccaactggagatctacaccgcctcccatacaaagcctcatatagagccatctaaatactcgattggtagttgttgttataagaaaactctacaagcggtagaaactgatcccatgaacctccgaaatcaatgacacaagcacacaacatgtcctctaatatctgaatagtgtgctcaaactatccgtccgtctgagggtgaaaagttgtgctctactcaacctgagtacccaacttttgctgcacaaacctccaaaactacgaagtaaactgagtgcccctatctgaaatgattgaaactgggacaccatgcaaatgaataatctcctagatatagatctctgccaaccgctctgaagaatatgtagtacatACAAGAataaagtgcgcgaacttggtcagccgatccacaatcacccaaatagcatcgaactttctcaaagtccgtgccaacaacaaagtccatagtgatcctctcccacttccaatcgggaataaccatctgctgaagtaagccacccggtctctgatgcttatatttcacctgccgacaatttagacaccaagctacaaatcccacaatgtctttcttcattcttctccaccaatagtgttgcctcaaatccttatacatctttgcggcacctggatgaatggaataccgtgagctatgagcctcttccagaatcaattcccgaagcccatccacattgagcacacaaatccgaccctgcatcctcaacaccacaTCATCTCCAAttgtcacatctctagcatcatcatgctgaactctatccttaaggacaagcaaacgtggatcatcatactggcgctctctgatgcgatcatataaggaagaccgagaaaccacacaagccaatacccgactgggcttcgaaatatccaacctcacgaaccgattggccaaggcctgaacatcaactgcaagaggtctcttcccaactagaatatatgccaaactccccatactcactgcctttcggatCAAAGCATCgtctaccacattggcctttcccggatggtacaatatagtgatatcatagtccttagaAAAATCTAACcctctccgctacctcaaattaagatccttttgcttgaacaaatactgaaggctgcgatgatcagtaaacacctcacaagatacgccatacaagtaatgcctccaaatgttcaatgcgtgaactatggcagccaactctaaatcataaacggggtagttcttctcatggggcttcaactgacgagaagcataagcaataactctactatcctgcatcaatacacaaccaataccaactctcgaagcatcacaatacacggtatataaacctaaagccgatggcaaaactaacactggagttgtggttaaagctgtcttgagcttctgaaagctctcctcacactcgtccgaccgtACAAATGAAGCAAcattctaagtcaacttggtcaagggcgatgcgataaatgagaatccctgaataaaacggcgataataacctgccaaaccaagaaagctgcgaatctctatggccgaggacggtctgggccaaccctGAAccacctttatcttcttcgggtcaacctgaataccctcgctggacaccatgtgccccaagaaagccactgaaccgagccaaaactcacacttggagaattttgcataaagcttcttcctcctcaatctctacaacacaactctcaaatgcttcgcgtgctcctcctaactacgcgagtacaccagaatatcatcaatgaagactatgacaaacgaatcgagataaggccgaaacacgttgtttatcaaatgcatgaacactactggggcattggtcaacccaaaatatatcaccaagaactcataatgaccatatctggccCTGAACGcggtcttaagaatatccgagtccctgatcttcaactggtgataacctgaacggagatcaatcttggagaacactcttgctccctgaagctggtcgaataaatcatcaatgcgaggcaaaggatacttattcttaattgttactttgttcaattgcctataatcaatgcacattctcatagtgccatccttcttcttcacaaatagaaccgacgcacctgttgatacccaatatttccctgtatatttttcacatatacaaaatactttcaaaataatatatgtatgtatatataagcatgcccaagtgttttagtattttttccaatttttaaaagatttttaaaaccaatttattgtccattttagcagtacaaaatcaataattactcccaaaatcatcaattttggtgaataatttattttattcccatatttataccaaaatatagttaaggtaatttttatatatttttacaaatttatttggtatttttaaagctaaattgcatataattgcaattctagcctactttaagatttaatagcatttttataatcaaaatattggttccagtatttttaaattaatatttatatattatttactgattcagtacttttaatttgttttcaaaattatttttactattttttgtaaaataaaagggaaaaactagCTATGTAAATTTTATCCTCAtttcgtttcaattgtagccccattacatttcaattttagcccccaattgacccaatcttaacccccaatcagaccagcccaatttcaatttcaacccaACCCCTTAACCCGTTTATCCAACCCGTCCGGTCttccttttaatccaggccgttaatcattttgatcaacggccatgatcaccccttaccatttttaatccaCCGACCCTACCCTAATTccctcatttccatctctcagCTGCCTTTGTatactctcctctctcaaactctcttgaaGGCTCCCTGGAACCCTAGTCTCTCTCATCCTCTCCGACCATAACCtcactggaatccatggcttctcaggccatggatggcttgTACTCACCTCCCTCCACTCTCAAACGTATGGGGTTCGAAGCTTTGAGGTCTGACCTCAGTGGTGTCCgttcatatcctcacagatccaTGGTTTTAAAGCCTCTCCGGCCTTGCTTCGGCACATCAAAAGCATTTCGAGCCTGGTTCTAACTCATCCGACTCAAGACCGGacttttcttccaagcctttctcatttctaaggTTTCTCAGAAACCCTAGCCATTCGAGGTTTTTATCTGGTTGTTTTCTTAAATCTATGCTATATCTATGCTCTACTGGAGTtttaaaacgttttccccaatttttctttcaaaatttgtttctcttcgatttagggtttctgaaatttTTTCGAAAGtttctcttcctcttcctcttcttttctttgtgtgtatctatctatgctatgtttgtatgttttctttttctacctagcatgttcttcccctgtatctttatgtttgccttattttccatgttcttctattgtgctccgttctttcttctactggtttctatatcatgctttcacatgtttatcttatgtgttcgtttacccctatgttcctttactatattttctactaagcttttaggtctttagttgacttcttctggactttgttatgttctttgttaaacatgtttcctctactgtTTTCCTAAGTTTATACTACCTCTTTTATCTTTTGAACTTGTTTAGGTCCCAAGCCTTTCTTAAGATGTGTTCTCCatgcttcaaatcagttcttcattcttttgccttgaacctgctattttatctgtttgttttcacatgaatccctgaaAGAAGACCTCTGATCCTGTTTTCGTTATTTATCTTCTTTTCTCTGTATCTAACTCGAGTTGAAAATCCGAGGGTTTGGGGGTTTTTGGCGAGTTTCGATCTTGTATTTGAGACTACGGTTCTATTTTGGAACTCTAGGTTTCTCAGGCTCGTTTTGAATCTTTGTACGGAACTCGAACTTCTTTGACTTTGAACTTTTCTATGCTAggcttttctaattagcatgacaactctttcttgattcacatatctgtgcactttatatatgatgaattcttccgtaaaaaaaaaggttttgccaatttgtgattgattcagaattccttttaataaggatcgattgattgttactgatttttctttaattaaacctttcttcaccttttctggttggattcattcttaccaaaactcaatttctgatttttttactggctgttgattgattgcctttccttatttgtacaaaccgtgttgctatcgaactctttccttaaataacttctgtgtatttaccctttttgtgctactttggaaaagatcttgatcaaactctttccttaattatcctttACCCGTTTAAAATTAGAATCCCTTAATTtaagggagaccttatgtgattgatttcgaaactattttcttaccttttcttacttgctttctgcactataaagggcacgacccttttGCACTTTTGAggacttccaattcaatactctttaagaccttgaaTTCAACACTTacacaacacttattgaacactttctATTTTaatactcctacattctcaattcaacactctactctcttctgaaatcttctggctgtgtgtttgcaatttggctttactactgctcttctcttcttatttccctgaaactggtatgttctaatttaactttcggcttcatccctatgtgtttgctttacagtttcaacaatcttgtctactttgctgtttatgttatgtattgaatatgttgttctctttgcatctgttgttgtgtgaattccccatacccttattcccttttatgtgtttgagttaaggttcaggcatggcaatatccaaattgttgctcatgtctgaacctgatcctttaatagatcctaactcccaaacaatgtggctaacaggctggttaggggtgtgccagtactcctaattgctgggtatgaccaccagcctgtcttggccttcc encodes the following:
- the LOC138871650 gene encoding uncharacterized protein codes for the protein MVPRVFYECGDPGHMKRTCPRLRGKAVQQGQQSMISAPTAPPPRGGGQTSRGRLRGGGQEGRGQPATVQSGGGQPTGAPARFYALPARPDALASDVIITGIISVSGRDASILFDPGSTYSYVSSLFAHFLVISPEPLGSPVHVSTLVGDFMVVDRIYRSCVVTFCGFETRVDLLLLDMIDFEVILCMDWLSPYHAVLGCHAKTVSLAMPGLPRLEWKGSTADTSSRVISFPKARHMVEKGGLAYLAYVWDTTTDSPTIDSVPVVREFADVFPSNLPGMPPDRDIDLCIDLAPGTQPICIPPYRMATKELKEQLEELLAKGFIRPSVSPWGAPVLFVKKKYGTMRVCIDYYQLNKVTIKNKFFVRAQETQYCERLMLIESQKFSDIIKLGERIEEGIKSGMVTNLEALQATNKALQSGRTSKKRDVSAVMVA